Genomic DNA from Armatimonadota bacterium:
GCGACTTCCTGGGACAGCACCACCGGCGCCCGCCGCGCACCACCGAGCTGGCCCGGGAGGCCGCCGGCAAGGCAGCCCCCCGTCCGGCGTCCGCCGGTCAGCCCGCGCCCGAATCCTGACGAAGGAGGTGGTCGGGGCGGCCGGATTTGAACCGGCGACCTCGTGGTCCCAAACCACGCGCGCTGACCGCTGCGCCACGCCCCGGTTCACCGCGATGGTAGCACGGCCGTTCGGGGGGGTCAAACCGGGCGCGGCTTCTCCGCGCCACCCGGCGGGATCCGGCGGATGTCCATGAGAGAGACCGCCGCCATGGATCCGGTGGCGTTCGTAATCATCGGCGCCACCGGGGACCTCTCCCAGCGCCTGCTGCTGCCGGCGCTGTACCGGCTGTTCACCGAAGGTGCCCTCTCCCGCTCGCTGGCCGTGGTGGGGATGTCGCGGCGGGCGATGACCGACGATCAGTTCCGCGCTTTCGCCCGGGACGGGGTGGCGGCGACCGGGGCACCTCCCGACGCCGAGCGGTGGCAGGAGTTCGCCGAGCGGCTGGTGTTCGTGTCCGCCGACTCCACCCGGGAGGCCGACTACGCCCGATTGGCCCGCACGCTGGCCGCGGTCGAGGAGCGTTTCCAGACCGGAGGCAACCGGCTGTTCTACATCGCGGCCCCTCCGTCCACCTACGAGGCCATCCTCGCCCACCTGGGCCACAGCGAGCTGGTGCGGTACGGCAGCCGCCGGCCCTGGACCCGGGTCGTGATCGAGAAACCCTTCGGCGCGGACGAGGCATCGGCCCGTCGCCTCAACGCCCTGGTGGACCGCTTCATCGGCGAAGAGGCGGTCTTCCGCATCGACCACTACCTGGGCAAGGAGACCGTGCAGAACATGCTGGTCTTCCGATTCGCCAACACCATCTTCGAGCCCGTGTGGAACCGGCGGTACGTGGACCACGTGCAGATCTCCTTCGTCGAAGAGATCGGGGTGGGCGGCCGCGGGCGATTTTACGAGGAGGTCGGGGTCGTCCGGGACGTGGTGCAGAACCACGTGCTGCAACTGCTGGCCATCATCGCCATGGAGCCGCCGGTGGCCTTCGACGCCGACGGGTTCCGCAACGAGAAGGCCAAGGTATTCCGGGCCATCCCGCCGGTCCGGCCCGAGCACGCGGTGCGGGGCCAGTACGGCCGCGGGATGATCCGGGGCCGGCCGGTCCCGGCCTACCGGGAGGAGGAGGGGGTGGACCCGGCCTCGACGACACCTACCTATGCCGCCATGCGCCTGCAGATCGACAACTGGCGGTGGGCGGACGTGCCCTTCTACCTGCGGGCCGGCAAGCGCCTCAACCGCAAGGACACCGAGGTCGTGGTGGTCTTCCGCCAGCCGCCTCTGCGCCTGTTCCGGGACTACGACATGGCGGAGATGGACAACAACGTGCTGGTCCTCCACACCGCCGAGGACGAGCGCATCACCCTGCGCTTCGCCGCCCGGGTCCCCGGCCACCGCCAGCAGATCCGCTCGGTCCAGCTCAGGTTCTCCTACCGGGAGTTCGGCGAGGCCGAGCACCCGGCCTACGAGCACCTGATTCTGGACGCCCTGCGGGGGGTGCAGACGTTGTTCCCGCGCCGGG
This window encodes:
- the zwf gene encoding glucose-6-phosphate dehydrogenase; translated protein: MRETAAMDPVAFVIIGATGDLSQRLLLPALYRLFTEGALSRSLAVVGMSRRAMTDDQFRAFARDGVAATGAPPDAERWQEFAERLVFVSADSTREADYARLARTLAAVEERFQTGGNRLFYIAAPPSTYEAILAHLGHSELVRYGSRRPWTRVVIEKPFGADEASARRLNALVDRFIGEEAVFRIDHYLGKETVQNMLVFRFANTIFEPVWNRRYVDHVQISFVEEIGVGGRGRFYEEVGVVRDVVQNHVLQLLAIIAMEPPVAFDADGFRNEKAKVFRAIPPVRPEHAVRGQYGRGMIRGRPVPAYREEEGVDPASTTPTYAAMRLQIDNWRWADVPFYLRAGKRLNRKDTEVVVVFRQPPLRLFRDYDMAEMDNNVLVLHTAEDERITLRFAARVPGHRQQIRSVQLRFSYREFGEAEHPAYEHLILDALRGVQTLFPRRDEVELQWAIVDPLLRHWAEHPPQDFPNYPAGSTGPAEADALLAREGRVWRTG